ATGGTAGAATGAGAGTCCTCTCTTTTTTGGGGCATATTCAGATAATCAGTTTGAAATTTCCAGACAAAATTTTTGAAAGGATTCTGAAAAAGAGGTAAGATAGTTAATGTAAGACAAAGTAAACGCTTACTTAATAAGGAGGACACTTTATGTCATATAAAACAAGCAATGCAGAAGGACCTGTAGATTTTATTAACACTTATGATTTGGAGCCAATGGCGCAACAAGTCATTCCTAAAGCTGCCTTTGGTTATATCGCTAGTGGAGCAGAGGATACTTTCACTTTACGCGAGAACATCCGTGCCTTTAACCACAAACTTATTGTTCCTCATACGCTTTGTGATGTTGAAAATCCAAGTACAGAGATTGAATTTGCAGGTGAAAAATTATCTTCACCAATTATTATGGCGCCTGTTGCGGCTCATAAATTGGCAAATGAACAGGGGGAAGTAGCTACTGCGCGTGGTGTGCATGAATTTGGTTCTCTCTATACAACTAGTTCCTACTCTACCGTTGACCTTCCAGAAATTACGGAAGCTCTTCAAGGAACACCTCATTGGTTCCAATTTTACTTTAGTAAGGATGATGGAATTAACCGCCATATCATGGACCGTGTGAAGGCTGAAGGCTATAAAGCGATAGTCTTGACGGCGGATGCAACTGTAGGAGGGAATCGTGAGGTTGATAAGCGCAATGGTTTTGTCTTCCCAGTTGGCATGCCGATTGTTGAGGAATACCTGCCAGAAGGTGCTGGAAAATCAATGGACTTTGTTTACAAGTCAGCTAAACAACGCTTGTCTCCACGCGATGTCGAATTTATCGCTACATACTCAGGACTTCCTGTGTATGTCAAGGGACCACAATGCCGTGAGGACGTTGAACGTTCGCTTGCTGCGGGAGCTTCAGGTATCTGGGTAACCAACCACGGTGGTCGCCAAATCGACGGTGGACCAGCATCCTTTGACTCACTTCAAGAAGTGGCTGAAGCAGTTGATAAACGTGTGCCAATTGTCTTTGACTCTGGTGTTCGTCGTGGTCAGCACGTCTTTAAAGCCTTGGCTTCAGGAGCAGACTTGGTAGCTATTGGGCGCCCTGTTATCTATGGCTTGGCTCTCGGCGGTAGTGTTGGTGTGCGTCAAGTCTTTGAGCACTTGAATGCAGAATTGAAGACAGTCATGCAGTTATCTGGAACTCAGACTATTGAGGATGTCAAACACTTCAAACTCCGTCACAACCCATACAATCCAACCTTCCCAGTTGACCCTCGTGACTTAAAATTGTATTGATAAAGAAGACGGCCTCCACCTTATGTGGAGGTTTTTCTTCGTGTATAGAAAGATTAAATCGTTATTAGAAACTATATAAATATATTTTCCAGTCAAATATCTTGCTAGGACTTTCATTTTCTGTTATACTGGTCCAGTAATAAAATAATAAAGACATTTGGGGTGCCTTAGGCTGAGATGATACCCATTGAACCTGATACAGTTAATACTGGCGAAGGGAAATGTGAAAAGGTTTTTTTCGTATGTCGAAAAGAACTGTCTAATCTTGTAAGTCAACTCTAATTCTTGATTGTAATTGGAGTTTTTTTGTTTATACAAACTGGATAGGCTTGTTTAGGTAGCTCTCTGCAAATGCCCTCGATGTTCTTTAAAAGTATCAAGTGGAATTACGATTTTGCTTGGTATCTCTTGATATTTTATTGATTACTAAGGAGTAAAGAAAGGAAAAATAAATATGGAAACACAAGACTATGCATTTCAGCCAGGTTTGACCGTTGGAGAATTATTAAAAAGTAGTCAGAAGGATTGGCAGGCTGCAATCAATCATCGTTTTGTTAAGGAACTTTTTGCGGGGACAATTGAGAATAAGGTCTTAAAAGACTACCTGATTCAAGATTATCACTTCTTTGATGCCTTCTTATCCATGCTGGGTGCCTGTGTAGCTCATGCAGACCAGCTTGAATCCAAACTTCGTTTTGCCAAGCAACTGGGCTTTCTTGAAGCAGATGAAGATGGTTATTTCCAAAAGGCTTTCAAAGAGTTAAAGGTAGCAGAGCATGACTATCTAGAAGTGAACTTGCACCCTGTAACAAAAGCGTTTCAGGATCTAATGTATTCTGCTGTGGCTTCATCAGACTATGCTCATCTTTTGGTCATGCTGGTCATTGCAGAAGGTCTCTATTTAGACTGGGGTTCTAAAGATTTGGCACTACCTGAAGCCTATATTCATTCGGAATGGATCAATCTACATAGAGGTCCTTTCTTTGCAGAGTGGGTTCAATTTCTAGTTGATGAACTTAATCGTGTCGGGAAAAACCGAGAAGATTTGACAGAACTTCAGAAACGCTGGAATCAAGCAGTTGCTTTAGAATTAACCTTTTTTGATATCGGTTATGAATTATAGGACAGATGCAATCCTTTGATGTAGATTAAAAGAATGAACAAACAAACTATATAAATATATTTTCCAGTCAAATATCTTGCTAGGGCTTTCATTTTTTGCTATACTGGTCCAGTAATTAAATAATAAAGACATTTGGGGTGCTTTAGGCTGAGATGATACCCATTGAACCTGATACAGTTAATACTGGCGAAGGGAAATGTGAAAAGGTTTTTTTCGTATGTCGAAAAGAACTGTCTAATCTTGTAAGCTAAACTCTAATTCTCGTTTGTAATTGGAGTTTTTTTGTTTATCAAAAGAGGATAGGCCTGACGACGAGCTTTTCGGTAGCTCTCCTTGAATGCCCCACTTTTCTTTAAAAAAGGAGTTTTTTATGTTGAAAAAATGGCAGTTAAAAGATGTTATCTTGCTTGCTTTCTTGTCTATCTTTTTTGGTGGCGTTTTTGTGGGTTCGGGTTATCTATTTGATATCCTCACCCTAATCTTGGCCCCTCTTGGTTTGCAGGCCTTTGCCAATGAAATCCTCTTTGGTCTCTGGTGTATGGCTGCGCCCATTGCGGCTATCTTTGTTCCAAGAATCGGAAGTGCAACGATTGGAGAAGTGCTCGCTGCGCTTGCTGAAGTCCTTTATGGTAGCCAATTCGGCCTAGGCGCTCTTTTGTCTGGCTTGGTTCAAGGCTTGGGAAGTGAATTTGGTTTTCTCGTAACCAAGAATCGCTATGAAAGTTGGCTCTCTCTAACTGCTAATAGTATTGGGATTACGCTTTTTAGCTTTGTCTATGAATACATTAAGTTAGGTTACTACGCCTTTTCCCTTCCTTTTGTCCTTTCCTTGCTTGTGGTGCGTTTTATTTCCGTCTTTTTCTTCTGTGCCATCTTGGTTCGTGCCATTGTCAAACTCTATCATCAGTTTGCGGCTGGAGGAAAGGCGTAGATGGGGCTGGAACTACGGGAGATTCAGTCCCCAATCTTTTCGGAGCCGATTGATTTTACTTTTCACGCGCAAGCTTTTACCTTGTTAGTTGGGAGCAGTGGTTCAGGAAAATCCAGTCTCTTTCAAATCATTGCCCAGGTCACTTCCTTGCCCTATAGTGGTCAAGTCCTGATAGATGGAAACCAGGTCAGTCAGCTTTCTATCGTCGAACGTGTCCAGACGGTTGGCATTCTCTTTCAAAATCCCAATCATCAATTTACCATGGAGAACTTGTTTGAGGAGCTGATTTTTACCTTGGAAAATATCGGCCATCCCGTTCAGGAGATTGATTCTAAAATAGCCGAGGTGGTCCAGCAATGTCGCTGCGAGGCAATCTTGCACCGTCCCATCCATCACTTATCAGGTGGGGAAAAGCAAAAGGCTGCGCTGGCTGTTCTATTTGCCATGAATCCTAGGGTCTATCTCTTGGATGAGCCCTTTGCTTCTATTGACCGCAAAAGTAGGATAGAGATCCTAGAGATTCTAAAGGAATTGGCCTCTAATGGGAAGACAGTCATCCTGTGTGACCATGATTTATCAGACTATGGAGCCTACATTGACCATATGGTGGAGCTAAGAGACGGGCAACTGAGGGAAGTGTTTCAAATCC
This window of the Streptococcus sp. D7B5 genome carries:
- a CDS encoding ECF transporter S component is translated as MLKKWQLKDVILLAFLSIFFGGVFVGSGYLFDILTLILAPLGLQAFANEILFGLWCMAAPIAAIFVPRIGSATIGEVLAALAEVLYGSQFGLGALLSGLVQGLGSEFGFLVTKNRYESWLSLTANSIGITLFSFVYEYIKLGYYAFSLPFVLSLLVVRFISVFFFCAILVRAIVKLYHQFAAGGKA
- a CDS encoding TenA family protein, with translation METQDYAFQPGLTVGELLKSSQKDWQAAINHRFVKELFAGTIENKVLKDYLIQDYHFFDAFLSMLGACVAHADQLESKLRFAKQLGFLEADEDGYFQKAFKELKVAEHDYLEVNLHPVTKAFQDLMYSAVASSDYAHLLVMLVIAEGLYLDWGSKDLALPEAYIHSEWINLHRGPFFAEWVQFLVDELNRVGKNREDLTELQKRWNQAVALELTFFDIGYEL
- the lctO gene encoding L-lactate oxidase, giving the protein MSYKTSNAEGPVDFINTYDLEPMAQQVIPKAAFGYIASGAEDTFTLRENIRAFNHKLIVPHTLCDVENPSTEIEFAGEKLSSPIIMAPVAAHKLANEQGEVATARGVHEFGSLYTTSSYSTVDLPEITEALQGTPHWFQFYFSKDDGINRHIMDRVKAEGYKAIVLTADATVGGNREVDKRNGFVFPVGMPIVEEYLPEGAGKSMDFVYKSAKQRLSPRDVEFIATYSGLPVYVKGPQCREDVERSLAAGASGIWVTNHGGRQIDGGPASFDSLQEVAEAVDKRVPIVFDSGVRRGQHVFKALASGADLVAIGRPVIYGLALGGSVGVRQVFEHLNAELKTVMQLSGTQTIEDVKHFKLRHNPYNPTFPVDPRDLKLY